The region GAAGTTACAACGTTTGGGGATTATACAAAAACATCTCATAAAATTAAAGGACGCTTTCGCGTCCTTTTAGTCTACTCAATATCTAGATTGACAATATGAGATTTACTAGCGCATTGCTAATAGCATCTCTTGAGGCTGTTCAAGGTATTGTTTCCACAGATTACAGAATCGGGCTATTGTTCCGCCATCGATAACTCGATGATCACCAGACCAACTTACTTGCATAATCTTACGTGCTTCAACTTCACCTTTATCATTAAAACGAGGCAAAGTTTGCAACTTACCCAATGCAACAATAGCCACTTCTGGTTTATTGATAATCGGTGTTGCAACGGTACCACCTAGTGCGCCGATATTTGAGATAGAAATTGTTCCACCTTTTAAATCAGCTGGTGAGACTCTGCCGCTTCGGGCAGCTGTTGTTAAACGTGTAATCTCAGCTGCAACTTCTAAGATAGATTTATCTTGGACGTCTTTGACATTAGGCACTAATAAACCAACTTTAGAGTCTACAGCCATCCCAATATTATGTGATGCTTTAAAGGTCAGCTCAGTACAATCAGCATTAACTTGGCTGTTTAATACTGGGAAACTATTTATTGCTAATGACATTGCTTTCATAAAGAAAGGCATCATGGTCAATTTAACTTCATCAGTAGAATAGCGTTGCTTCATTTCAGCACGCAAGGCGACTAAGTCAGTAAGGTCAAATTCTTCGCAATAGGTAAAATGTGGAATAGTCGATACTGATTCAACCATCATTCTAGCCATTACAGCTTTAACACCTTTAATAGGTTCTACTATATCAGCAGCAGATTTGACGACTGGAGCGCTTATAGACTGAGGATTATCCGCTACTGATGCAACAGGACTACTAGTAACCGTAGTCGGCGCTGCGCCGCTAACATGAGCTTCTACATCTTCTTTAAACACACGGCCATTCTTACCTGTACCCTTCACATCAGCAATATTGATATCTAAACTGCGCGATAATCGTCTAACTGCAGGGCTAGCTAAGGCTTTACCTTGTGCAACAGGTTCAGATGACACTACCGTGGTTGGTGATGCTTGTACCGCTTGGGTATTCGCAGCAATAACTGCTGTTGTTGATTCAACTTCGATAGCAAATAAAGGCTCATGTACTTTTGCTAACTGACCTTTTCGATAATGAAGTTTAGCAATCTTGCCGTTTTTAATCGCAGGGATTTGAACAAGGGCTTTATCAGTCATAACATCAGCAATGGGTTGGTCTTCAACAACCATCTCACCTTCTTCGACTAGCCAATCAACAAGTTCACACTCTACTATCCCTTCACCAATATCAGGCAAAAGAAATTCTTCAATCGTTTTACCAGCAACAGCTTTAGTTTCAACAGAAGCTGTATCAGTTTCAGTTGTTGCAATATGTTCTGCTGCATCATTAGTTGTTTCAACAGCTACTACACCGTCAATTTCAACGGCATAAAGCGGTGCATGCACTTTGGCAATTTCACCTTTTGCATAATAAAGCTTAGTAATCACGCCACCATGTGGTGCAGGAATCTGAACTAATGCTTTATCAGTCATCACATCAGCTATGGGTTGATCTTCAACAACTACATCGCCTTCTTTGACCATCCAATCCACTAGTTCACATTCAACAACGCCTTCACCAATGTCAGGCAAAATAAAATCTTTTATCATATCTTGCTCCTAGTAATTCACTGATGCTTTTATGGCTTCGAATGTTTTTAATTCATCAGGCATATATTCTTTTTCATGGATCAACGGATAAGGCGTATCAAGACCACAAACACGACTTATTGGAGACTCAAGGCTTAAGAAGCATTCTTGCTGTATGGTTGCCGCTATTTCACCGGCAAAGCCTCCCGTTAACGGCGCTTCATGGTTTATTAATAAACGACCCGTTTTCTTAACTGAAGCTGCAACGGTTTCTATATCCCAAGGCGATAGAGTACGTAAATCGATAATCTCTGATGAAATACCTTCTTTTTCAGCCATTACAGCCGCTTTTTCAAGGATTTCCATTTGAGCGCCCCAACCTAGTAACGTAATGTCGGTACCAGATTTAACCACCTCAGCCTTACCTATTTCGATTTCGTAATCACCAGCAGGAACTTCGCCAACAGATGCACGATAAAGTCGCTTAGGCTCAAAGAATATAATTGGGTTAGGATCGCGAATAGCTGCGAGTAACAAACCTTTCGCTTGTTCAGGGTTTCTTGGAATAATGACTTTCAGACCAGGAGTTTGGGTAAAATAAGCTTCAGGTGATTGAGAATGATAATGACCACCCGCAATACCGCCGCCATATGGCGTTCTGAAAGTTAACCCACCAACGTCAAATTGATTACCACTACGGTAGCGGAACTTAGCCGATTCGTTTACGATTTGATCGAATGCAGGAAAGATATAATCAGCAAATTGAATTTCAGCAACGGCTGTCATCCCATTTGACGCTAAACCATTCGCAAAACCAGCAATGCCCTGTTCTGTTAAAGGGGTATTGAAACAACGATCACGGCCAAATTTCTCTTGGAGTCCTGACGTAGCACGGAAAACTCCACCAAAGTGTCCAACATCTTCACCAAATACAACCATGTTTTTATCAGCTTGCATAGCGATTGATAAAGCATCATTGATGGCGTGTAACATATTCATTTCTGCCACGACTAGATTCTCCCTGCACTTTTTGGATACGACTTCGGATATTTTTTAATGTGTTGTTTTAGATCCGCTAATTGTTTCTCTAAAGCTGGTGTCGGTTTATCCAATACATCAGTGATTAATAAATCAATATGTGGCAACGGTACTTTCTCAGCAACTTTCACTGCATTAAGCACTTCTTCACGGTATTTCTCATATGCTGAAGCATCGTCTTTTTCGTTTAGCCAATCTTTATTGATCATCCAAAGTTTGAAGCGTTTAACTGGGTCATGTTGCTCCCACTTGGCTTCTTCTTCTTTTGAACGATAACCTGAAGGATCATCAGATGATGAATGCGCACCTAAACGATATGTCATCGCTTCAATAAGTACTGGGGCGTTATGTTCTAATGCATGAGCACGCGCTTGTTGGGTCGCAGCAAGGACTGCAAGCATGTCATTACCGTCAACACGTATAGTATGCATGCCGTAACCAACGCCGCGACTTGCAATACCATTACCTGCAAATTGCTCTTCAGTCGGTGTGGAAATAGCATAACCATTATTACGACAAAAAAAGATGGTTGGAGATTTCAATACCGCAGCCATATTAAGACCAGCATGGAAATCCCCCTCTGATGCAGCGCCTTCACCAAAATAACAAATGGCAACATTCCGTTTGCCTTGTAATTTAAAAGCGTGTGCAACACCGGTAGCTTGTGGTATTTGAGTCGCAAGTGGCGATGAAATAGTCTGGTAATTTAATTCTTTACTACCGTAATGAATTGGCATCTGTCTGCCTTTACCTAAATCCTTTTCATTGCTGAACATTTGATTCATAAATTGTTCAGTCGTAAAGCCACGGTAACGCAGTGATGCATGCTCTCTATACTGAGCCAAGATAACATCGCCATCATCTAATGCAGCGGTACTGCCAATGATTGATGCTTCTTCACCAGTACAAGTCATATAAAAACTGATACGGCCTTGTCTTTGTGCGCTTAGCATACGCTCATCTAATACTCGGGTGAAAACACAAGTATCATGAATACGTTCAGCCAAGGCTTTATCAATAACGGGCATAACGGCATTTTCGTAAGTAGTGCCATCTGCTTGCAAAATTTTTAAAATCGGAATGTGCAATGAAGCTTTGTCTAAGAAGCTGACACGATGCACTGTTTCATTAGTCAGTGTTGC is a window of Shewanella donghaensis DNA encoding:
- a CDS encoding dihydrolipoyllysine-residue acetyltransferase: MIKDFILPDIGEGVVECELVDWMVKEGDVVVEDQPIADVMTDKALVQIPAPHGGVITKLYYAKGEIAKVHAPLYAVEIDGVVAVETTNDAAEHIATTETDTASVETKAVAGKTIEEFLLPDIGEGIVECELVDWLVEEGEMVVEDQPIADVMTDKALVQIPAIKNGKIAKLHYRKGQLAKVHEPLFAIEVESTTAVIAANTQAVQASPTTVVSSEPVAQGKALASPAVRRLSRSLDINIADVKGTGKNGRVFKEDVEAHVSGAAPTTVTSSPVASVADNPQSISAPVVKSAADIVEPIKGVKAVMARMMVESVSTIPHFTYCEEFDLTDLVALRAEMKQRYSTDEVKLTMMPFFMKAMSLAINSFPVLNSQVNADCTELTFKASHNIGMAVDSKVGLLVPNVKDVQDKSILEVAAEITRLTTAARSGRVSPADLKGGTISISNIGALGGTVATPIINKPEVAIVALGKLQTLPRFNDKGEVEARKIMQVSWSGDHRVIDGGTIARFCNLWKQYLEQPQEMLLAMR
- a CDS encoding alpha-ketoacid dehydrogenase subunit beta; its protein translation is MAEMNMLHAINDALSIAMQADKNMVVFGEDVGHFGGVFRATSGLQEKFGRDRCFNTPLTEQGIAGFANGLASNGMTAVAEIQFADYIFPAFDQIVNESAKFRYRSGNQFDVGGLTFRTPYGGGIAGGHYHSQSPEAYFTQTPGLKVIIPRNPEQAKGLLLAAIRDPNPIIFFEPKRLYRASVGEVPAGDYEIEIGKAEVVKSGTDITLLGWGAQMEILEKAAVMAEKEGISSEIIDLRTLSPWDIETVAASVKKTGRLLINHEAPLTGGFAGEIAATIQQECFLSLESPISRVCGLDTPYPLIHEKEYMPDELKTFEAIKASVNY
- a CDS encoding thiamine pyrophosphate-dependent dehydrogenase E1 component subunit alpha — protein: MSNATLTNETVHRVSFLDKASLHIPILKILQADGTTYENAVMPVIDKALAERIHDTCVFTRVLDERMLSAQRQGRISFYMTCTGEEASIIGSTAALDDGDVILAQYREHASLRYRGFTTEQFMNQMFSNEKDLGKGRQMPIHYGSKELNYQTISSPLATQIPQATGVAHAFKLQGKRNVAICYFGEGAASEGDFHAGLNMAAVLKSPTIFFCRNNGYAISTPTEEQFAGNGIASRGVGYGMHTIRVDGNDMLAVLAATQQARAHALEHNAPVLIEAMTYRLGAHSSSDDPSGYRSKEEEAKWEQHDPVKRFKLWMINKDWLNEKDDASAYEKYREEVLNAVKVAEKVPLPHIDLLITDVLDKPTPALEKQLADLKQHIKKYPKSYPKSAGRI